The Megalops cyprinoides isolate fMegCyp1 chromosome 10, fMegCyp1.pri, whole genome shotgun sequence genome window below encodes:
- the LOC118783943 gene encoding ribonuclease ZC3H12A translates to MLSVTHLASVTPAHPDSPRRAAMDCHSRAKADSSDPERQDSAEFWLQVDFFRKLGYSTKEVRATLKKLGLSADTNTVLGELIRNQSGSSSAETERDPSPTSPRGGCTLVSRGGSTAKTPAGLPSTPPPPEDMRKADDQLKPIVIDGSNVAMSHGNKEVFSCQGIQLAVNYFLERGHTDITVFVPSWRKEQPRPDVPITDQHILRDLEKKKIVVFTPSRRVGGKRVVCYDDRFIVKLAHESGGIIVSNDTYRDLQSERPEWKRCVEEQLLMYSFVNDKFMPPDDPLGRHGPSLENFLRKKPLVPEQKRHPCPYGKKCTYGIKCKFYHPERANQSQRSLADELRANARLSAQKEDKKPVLPNKGAYAESSNGHCSLFLDQELEHKLTLESHSSPKHCQVSENVLLHRSGAPPGRRSASKKAATCSQAEWACHHHSPTSTDSSFCYSSQDRLDSGLGSYESQYSETSRGHSDPYGAEHRQSPCSSSGGVQRYPPSGHPERQDGRPPCSCCSHTAMSSCLQQPYSQGPSRGAGPRCQPCYPPYGGSLYSPAVQHYSLPTNFQQVHSGQRKYWSDPFQGLPQPPSSNSLPDPMQISSPREQSFPGAYPDQRQWGQPQQAPYGAEREEVRKKLQAIFNPYQVDKVMGMFPHVLDPQVLAAQILNLKSQGGVL, encoded by the exons ATGCTGTCCGTTACACACCTGGCATCCGTCACGCCAGCCCACCCTGATTCCCCTCGCCGCGCCGCCATGGACTGCCACAGCCGGGCCAAGGCGGACAGCTCAGACCCCGAGCGGCAGGACTCGGCCGAGTTCTGGCTGCAGGTGGACTTCTTCCGCAAGCTGGGCTACTCCACCAAGGAGGTGCGGGCCACACTGAAGAAGCTGGGCCTGAGTGCCGACACCAACACCGTGCTGGGCGAGCTGATCCGGAACCAGTCGGGCTCCAGCAGCGCCGAAACCGAGAGGGACCCGTCCCCCACCAGCCCCCGCGGGGGGTGCACGCTGGTGTCCCGGGGGGGCAGCACAGCCAAGACCCCCGCCGGCCTCCCcagcacacccccacccccagaggACATGAGGAAAGCGGATGACCAGCTGAAGCCCATAGTCATCGACGGGAGCAACGTGGCCATGAG CCATGGCAACAAGGAGGTCTTCTCCTGCCAAGGGATCCAGCTGGCAGTCAACTACTTCCTGGAGAGAGGTCACACAGACATCACTGTATTCGTGCCCTCCTGGAGGAAGGAACAACCCAGGCCAGATGTACCTATCACTG ATCAGCACATCCTGCGGGATCTAGAGAAGAAGAAGATTGTGGTCTTCACGCCCTccaggagggtggggggcaaGCGGGTGGTGTGCTACGACGACCGCTTCATCGTCAAGCTGGCGCATGAGTCGGGCGGCATCATCGTGTCCAACGACACCTACCGGGACCTGCAGAGCGAGAGGCCAGAGTGGAAACGCTGTGTGGAGGAGCAGCTGCTCATGTATTCCTTTGTCAACGACAA GTTCATGCCCCCCGATGACCCCCTGGGCCGGCATGGTCCCAGCCTGGAGAACTTCCTCAGGAAGAAACCTCTGGTCCCAGAACAGAAGCGCCATCCCTGTCCTTACG gaaagaagTGCACATACGGGATCAAATGCAAGTTCTATCACcccgagcgggcgaaccaatCCCAGCGCTCTCTCGCTGATGAACTGCGGGCCAACGCAAGGCTCTCCGCCCAGAAGGAAGACAAGAAGCCTGTCTTGCCAAATAAGGGGGCCTACGCCGAGTCCAGCAACGGGCACTGCTCCTTGTTCCTGGATCAGGAGCTGGAGCACAAGCTGACGCTAGAGTCTCACAGCTCCCCGAAACACTGCCAGGTGAGCGAGAACGTGCTGCTCCACAGGAGCGGGGCGCCCCCCGGCAGGAGGTCCGCCTCCAAGAAGGCGGCCACCTGCAGCCAGGCCGAGTGGGCCTGCCACCACCACTCCCCCACCAGCACGGACTCCTCCTTCTGCTACAGCTCTCAAGACCGGCTGGACTCCGGCCTGGGCTCCTATGAGAGCCAGTACTCTGAGACGTCACGGGGCCACAGCGACCCCTACGGGGCGGAGCACAGGCAGTCACCCTGTTCCTCCTCCGGGGGCGTGCAGCGCTACCCTCCCTCCGGTCACCCAGAGAGGCAAGATGGCCGCCcgccctgcagctgctgctcccaCACGGCCATGTCCTCCTGCCTTCAGCAGCCCTATAGCCAAGGCCCGAGCCGCGGAGCCGGCCCACGCTGCCAGCCCTGCTACCCACCCTACGGCGGCTCCCTCTACTCGCCCGCGGTCCAGCACTACAGCCTCCCCACCAACTTCCAGCAGGTCCACTCCGGCCAGCGGAAGTACTGGTCCGACCCCTTCCAGGGGCTGCCGCAGCCTCCTTCATCCAATAGCCTCCCGGACCCCATGCAAATCTCCAGCCCCCGAGAGCAAAGCTTCCCAGGGGCGTACCCTGACCAGCGGCAGTGGGGCCAGCCGCAGCAGGCCCCCTACGGAGCCGAGAGGGAGGAGGTCCGCAAGAAGCTGCAGGCCATCTTCAACCCCTATCAGGTGGACAAGGTCATGGGTATGTTCCCTCATGTCCTGGACCCCCAAGTGCTCGCCGCACAAATCCTCAACCTTAAATCCCAGGGAGGGGTGCTTTGA